In a single window of the Microbacterium sp. SL75 genome:
- a CDS encoding DNA polymerase III subunit delta' has protein sequence MSVALDSPASSAGTTAFPWDAVWGQDEAVQTLQHAASDPSALAHAWLITGPPGSGRSTLAYAFAAALIADPGDEQAQRQVLARTHPDLTALRTEQVVIRIDEARRLVERASFAPSLGRHRVIVVEDADRMAERTSNVLLKALEEPPEKTVWVLCAPSDADLLPTIRSRVRVLRLREPSVADVAALIVERTGVSPDIAEESARHAQRHIGMAQRLATDDDARGRRAETIAAVLAVRGIGDAVDVAGRIVRLATDDAKALTATRDEEERRSLLRMLGVAEGAAVPPSVRGQVNALEDDQKRRATRSLRDGIDRVLTDLQSLFRDVVMIQYGREGDLVNSERLEALRAVASEWSPSRTLGVLDRISVTRRNLEQNAAPLLALESLMITVANGSAP, from the coding sequence ATGTCCGTCGCCCTCGATTCGCCCGCTTCCTCCGCAGGGACGACGGCATTCCCGTGGGATGCCGTGTGGGGGCAGGACGAGGCGGTCCAGACGCTGCAGCATGCGGCATCCGACCCCTCCGCCCTTGCCCACGCGTGGCTCATCACCGGCCCTCCCGGTTCGGGCCGCTCAACGCTGGCGTACGCGTTCGCCGCGGCGCTCATCGCCGATCCGGGCGACGAGCAGGCGCAGCGTCAGGTGCTCGCCCGCACCCACCCCGATCTCACCGCACTGCGCACCGAGCAGGTCGTCATCCGCATCGACGAGGCGCGACGCCTGGTCGAGCGTGCCTCTTTCGCCCCCTCGCTCGGACGCCACCGCGTGATCGTCGTCGAAGACGCCGACCGCATGGCGGAGCGCACCTCGAACGTTCTCCTCAAAGCCCTCGAGGAGCCCCCCGAGAAGACGGTGTGGGTGCTCTGCGCGCCCAGTGACGCCGATCTCCTGCCGACCATTCGCTCCCGTGTGCGCGTGCTGCGCCTGCGCGAGCCGTCCGTCGCCGACGTCGCCGCTCTCATCGTGGAGCGCACGGGGGTGAGCCCCGACATCGCCGAGGAGTCCGCGCGGCACGCGCAGCGCCACATCGGCATGGCGCAGCGGCTCGCGACCGACGACGACGCGCGCGGCCGTCGGGCCGAGACCATCGCCGCCGTCCTCGCCGTGCGCGGCATCGGCGACGCGGTCGACGTCGCGGGGCGCATCGTGCGCCTGGCCACCGACGACGCCAAGGCGCTCACGGCCACGCGCGATGAGGAGGAGCGTCGCTCGCTCCTGCGCATGCTCGGTGTGGCCGAGGGGGCCGCGGTGCCGCCGTCCGTGCGCGGCCAGGTCAACGCCCTCGAAGACGATCAGAAGCGCCGTGCGACCCGCAGCCTGCGCGACGGCATCGACCGCGTACTCACCGACCTGCAGTCGCTTTTCCGCGACGTCGTGATGATCCAATACGGCCGGGAGGGCGATCTCGTCAACAGCGAGCGTCTCGAGGCCCTGCGTGCCGTGGCCTCCGAGTGGTCTCCCTCCCGCACACTCGGAGTCCTCGACCGCATCTCGGTCACCCGCCGCAACCTCGAACAGAACGCCGCCCCGCTGCTGGCGCTGGAGAGCCTCATGATCACCGTCGCCAACGGATCCGCCCCGTGA
- the tmk gene encoding dTMP kinase, with the protein MTEDRTRPLTVPRAAAAGGPGLFVTFEGGDGAGKTTQASMLEEWLTARGNTVVRTREPGGTEVGVRIRDIVLHHRGHIAARAEALLYAADRAHHVETVVQPAIARGDVVIQDRYLDSSVAYQGAGRILDADDIRALSLWATGGLLPDLTVLLDLDPAAARRRLDADDKPFDRLEAEKSEFHARVRTGFLALAADEPRRFLVLDAMRPADELAHHVRAAIAERLG; encoded by the coding sequence GTGACCGAGGATCGCACCCGGCCGCTGACCGTCCCCCGGGCGGCTGCGGCCGGGGGGCCCGGCCTGTTCGTGACCTTCGAGGGCGGCGACGGCGCGGGCAAGACCACCCAAGCCTCGATGCTCGAGGAGTGGCTGACCGCCCGTGGCAACACGGTCGTGCGAACCCGTGAGCCCGGTGGCACCGAGGTGGGCGTGCGCATCCGCGACATCGTCCTGCATCATCGCGGCCACATCGCGGCACGCGCCGAAGCTCTGCTGTACGCCGCGGATCGGGCTCATCACGTCGAGACCGTCGTGCAGCCGGCCATCGCCCGCGGCGACGTCGTGATCCAGGACCGCTACCTCGACTCGTCCGTCGCCTATCAGGGCGCGGGCAGAATCCTGGATGCCGACGACATCCGCGCCCTGTCGCTCTGGGCGACGGGCGGGCTGCTGCCGGATCTCACGGTGTTGCTCGACCTCGATCCGGCCGCGGCGCGTCGGCGCCTGGATGCCGACGACAAACCGTTCGACCGACTCGAGGCGGAGAAGAGCGAGTTCCACGCGCGCGTACGCACTGGCTTCCTCGCCCTCGCCGCCGACGAGCCGCGGCGTTTCCTCGTCCTAGATGCCATGCGCCCGGCCGACGAGCTGGCTCATCACGTCCGTGCGGCCATCGCCGAGCGTCTCGGCTGA
- the topA gene encoding type I DNA topoisomerase translates to MANGKKLVIVESPTKMKSIQGYLGDDYEVLSSVGHIRDLASKKEIPADKKAAYGKYSIDVENDFDPFYVVNDRKTKTVAELKRALKSADEVLLATDGDREGEAIAWHLLEVLKPKVPVRRMIFHEITKDAIKEAAEHTRELDVSLVDAQETRRVLDRLYGWDVSPVLWRKVGSGREGTALSAGRVQSAATRMVVERERERMAFVSASYWDVEALASQAGSSFTTRLNRLDGAPIARGGDYDDNGQLKKAVVVLDEAQARALADAITAAGIATVAKLEAKPGTRSPRAPFTTSTLQQEAGRKLSMSAKHAMGVAQRLYEKGFITYMRTDSVALSGQAISAARAQAVSLYGDKAVPANPRVYKSKSKNAQEAHEAIRPSGETFRTPASLASSLDRDEQKLYDLIWKRTVASQMADAKYETTTVTLTVKAGAQVAEFTASGTVYTFKGFLEAYEEGADEKRNDDDADQSLPAVAVGDALSVSDVEPKGHSTSPKPRYTEASLVKALEEKGIGRPSTFASIIGVILDRGYVSKRGQALVPSWLAFSVVRLLEEHFADLVDYDFTAALEDDLDAIARGEQRRTEWLKSFYFGSEKQVGLRHIVDNLGEIDARELNSTRITDTATLRFGKYGPYLEVTDPAAGPEAKPRIVNIPEDLAPDELTPAKAQEFIDAPVAGDRVLGENPENGKLVVVKDGRFGPYVQEVDAEEPEEVDQATGEVVEAPKKRGAKKEAAPKPRTASLFRSMSVDTVDLDTALQLLALPRVVGTDPESGAEITAQNGRFGPYLKKGTDSRSLDDEKQIFDITLEQALAKYAEPKYGARRASSALKEFDADPVSGKPLKLKDGRFGPYVTDGETNATVPRGEDAMALTFERAVELIADKRAKGPAPKKTAARKAPAKTTATKTAAAKTTAAKTAAAKTTATKTTAAKTAAAKTTTAASPKTTTTRKAPAKKS, encoded by the coding sequence GTGGCAAACGGAAAGAAGCTCGTCATCGTCGAGTCTCCGACGAAGATGAAGTCGATCCAGGGATACCTCGGCGACGACTACGAGGTGCTCAGCTCGGTCGGTCACATTCGCGACCTCGCGTCGAAGAAAGAGATCCCGGCCGACAAGAAGGCGGCGTACGGCAAGTACTCCATCGACGTCGAGAACGACTTCGACCCCTTCTATGTCGTCAACGACCGCAAGACCAAGACGGTCGCCGAGCTCAAGCGAGCGCTCAAGAGCGCCGACGAAGTCCTGCTCGCCACTGATGGCGACCGCGAGGGCGAAGCCATCGCGTGGCACCTGCTCGAGGTTCTCAAGCCCAAGGTCCCCGTTCGTCGCATGATCTTCCACGAGATCACCAAGGACGCCATCAAGGAAGCGGCGGAGCACACGCGCGAGCTCGACGTCTCTCTCGTCGACGCGCAAGAGACGCGCCGCGTCCTCGACCGTCTCTACGGTTGGGACGTTTCGCCGGTGCTCTGGCGCAAGGTCGGTTCCGGCCGCGAGGGCACGGCGCTCAGCGCCGGCCGTGTCCAGTCCGCGGCGACCCGCATGGTCGTCGAACGCGAGCGGGAGCGCATGGCGTTCGTCTCCGCTTCGTACTGGGACGTGGAAGCCCTTGCCTCGCAGGCGGGATCCTCCTTCACCACCCGGTTGAACCGTCTCGACGGCGCCCCCATCGCTCGCGGTGGCGACTACGATGACAACGGCCAGCTCAAGAAGGCCGTCGTGGTCCTCGACGAGGCGCAGGCCCGTGCCCTCGCCGACGCGATCACCGCCGCCGGTATCGCGACCGTCGCCAAGCTCGAGGCCAAGCCCGGCACGCGCAGCCCCCGTGCCCCCTTCACGACCTCGACGCTCCAGCAGGAGGCGGGTCGCAAGCTCTCGATGAGCGCCAAGCACGCCATGGGGGTCGCGCAGCGACTCTACGAAAAGGGCTTCATCACCTATATGCGTACCGATTCGGTCGCCCTGTCGGGGCAGGCCATCTCGGCGGCGCGCGCGCAGGCCGTCTCTCTCTACGGCGACAAGGCGGTCCCCGCGAACCCGCGTGTCTACAAGAGCAAGTCGAAGAATGCGCAGGAGGCCCACGAGGCCATCCGTCCCTCCGGCGAGACCTTCCGCACTCCCGCCTCGCTCGCTTCCTCCCTCGACCGCGACGAGCAGAAGCTCTACGACCTCATCTGGAAGCGCACGGTCGCCAGCCAGATGGCGGATGCCAAGTACGAGACGACGACCGTCACCCTCACCGTGAAGGCGGGTGCTCAGGTCGCCGAGTTCACGGCATCCGGAACCGTCTACACCTTCAAGGGGTTCCTCGAGGCCTATGAAGAGGGCGCTGACGAGAAGCGCAACGACGACGACGCGGACCAGTCGCTGCCGGCCGTCGCCGTGGGCGACGCGCTGTCGGTCAGCGACGTCGAGCCCAAGGGCCACAGCACCTCTCCGAAGCCGCGCTACACCGAGGCCAGCCTGGTCAAGGCGCTGGAAGAGAAGGGGATCGGCCGCCCGTCGACCTTCGCCAGCATCATCGGCGTGATCCTCGACCGCGGCTACGTCAGCAAGCGCGGGCAGGCCCTGGTACCCAGCTGGCTCGCCTTCAGCGTCGTGCGTCTGCTCGAGGAGCACTTCGCAGACCTCGTCGACTACGACTTCACCGCTGCCCTCGAGGACGATCTCGATGCCATCGCCCGCGGCGAGCAGCGTCGCACCGAATGGCTGAAGTCGTTCTACTTCGGCTCCGAGAAGCAGGTGGGGCTCCGCCACATCGTCGACAACCTCGGCGAGATCGATGCTCGAGAGCTCAACTCCACGCGCATCACCGACACCGCGACCCTCCGCTTCGGCAAGTACGGGCCGTACCTCGAGGTCACCGACCCCGCGGCCGGCCCCGAGGCGAAGCCCCGCATCGTGAACATCCCCGAAGACCTCGCCCCCGACGAGCTCACGCCGGCGAAGGCGCAGGAGTTCATCGACGCCCCGGTTGCCGGCGACCGCGTGCTCGGAGAGAACCCCGAAAACGGCAAGCTCGTCGTCGTCAAGGACGGTCGCTTCGGGCCCTACGTCCAAGAAGTCGATGCCGAGGAGCCCGAAGAGGTCGATCAGGCTACGGGCGAGGTCGTCGAAGCCCCCAAGAAGCGCGGCGCGAAGAAGGAAGCAGCTCCCAAGCCCCGGACGGCGTCGCTGTTCCGGTCGATGTCGGTCGACACCGTCGATCTCGACACCGCTCTGCAACTGCTGGCGCTTCCGCGCGTCGTCGGCACCGACCCGGAGTCGGGCGCCGAGATCACCGCGCAGAACGGTCGCTTCGGTCCTTACCTCAAGAAGGGCACCGACTCACGGTCGCTCGACGACGAGAAGCAGATCTTCGACATCACACTCGAGCAGGCTCTCGCGAAGTACGCCGAGCCGAAGTACGGCGCCCGCCGGGCATCCAGTGCGCTGAAGGAGTTCGACGCCGACCCCGTGAGCGGCAAGCCCCTCAAGCTCAAGGACGGCCGTTTCGGCCCGTACGTCACCGACGGCGAGACGAACGCCACGGTTCCCCGCGGTGAAGACGCGATGGCCCTGACCTTCGAGCGCGCGGTCGAGCTGATCGCTGACAAACGCGCCAAGGGTCCGGCGCCGAAGAAGACGGCGGCGCGCAAGGCTCCGGCCAAGACCACGGCCACGAAGACGGCCGCGGCCAAGACCACTGCGGCGAAGACGGCCGCGGCGAAGACCACGGCCACGAAGACCACCGCGGCCAAGACGGCCGCGGCCAAGACCACCACGGCAGCGTCACCCAAGACCACGACCACGCGCAAGGCGCCGGCGAAGAAGTCGTGA
- a CDS encoding Rv3654c family TadE-like protein, with the protein MPGTVTTVGVVAVIAGLVSALAVVGGASLAVQRLAGTADAAALAAADAASGAVAGVPCDEAARIAKAGDASLRECDVEGLIATITVAGAYGGISFDARSRAGPSAAASP; encoded by the coding sequence ATGCCCGGCACGGTGACCACTGTCGGCGTGGTCGCCGTGATCGCGGGTCTCGTCTCCGCTCTGGCCGTGGTCGGCGGGGCCTCGCTCGCCGTCCAACGTCTGGCGGGCACGGCGGACGCTGCCGCCCTCGCGGCCGCGGACGCCGCGAGCGGGGCGGTGGCGGGAGTGCCCTGCGACGAGGCCGCCCGCATCGCCAAGGCGGGGGACGCGAGCCTGCGAGAGTGCGATGTCGAGGGCCTGATCGCCACCATCACCGTCGCCGGGGCGTACGGTGGGATTTCATTCGATGCGCGCTCACGGGCCGGACCCTCCGCGGCCGCGAGCCCGTGA
- a CDS encoding TadE family type IV pilus minor pilin codes for MKIPQLGERGAATAEFAVALPAVLLVLALGVGVLGSVATTVRVQQAVAEAARLLGRGDEDALSRLAEVGATASVDRGGGVVCVRASVPVPLGLPLPPPSARACALDGGR; via the coding sequence GTGAAGATCCCGCAGCTCGGGGAGCGCGGCGCGGCCACCGCTGAATTCGCCGTGGCGCTGCCGGCTGTCCTGCTCGTGCTCGCGCTCGGCGTCGGTGTGCTCGGATCGGTGGCGACCACCGTCCGCGTGCAGCAGGCGGTGGCCGAGGCCGCCCGACTCCTCGGTCGCGGCGACGAGGACGCCCTGTCACGCCTCGCGGAGGTCGGCGCGACCGCCTCGGTGGACCGCGGCGGAGGAGTGGTGTGCGTCCGCGCCTCCGTTCCGGTGCCGCTGGGGCTTCCCCTCCCGCCCCCATCCGCCCGGGCGTGCGCCCTCGATGGAGGTCGCTGA
- a CDS encoding DUF4244 domain-containing protein — MIRFVRTAIRPRPAADLPSLTSARAGALFLDERGAATAEYAIATMAAVAFAGLLVVIMRSDEVRGILTDLVRRALTVQ; from the coding sequence ATGATCCGTTTCGTTCGCACCGCGATCCGCCCTCGACCCGCCGCAGACCTGCCCTCCCTCACGAGCGCTCGCGCCGGCGCCCTGTTCCTCGACGAACGCGGCGCTGCGACCGCCGAGTACGCCATCGCGACGATGGCTGCCGTCGCTTTCGCGGGACTACTCGTCGTCATCATGCGCAGCGATGAGGTACGCGGGATCCTGACGGACCTCGTGCGCCGTGCACTGACGGTTCAGTGA
- a CDS encoding type II secretion system F family protein → MNVRILGRTRRNSRGDGRKADPIETVLRLAVLLSGGTAPTLAWRYLAEGGDPALTAAADAAERGADVGAVLRAAGDSWHGLAAIWSVAVAAGAPLSDALRSVVGALRETAEVSADVRVALAEPAATARLLAWLPLVGIPLGGLLGFDPVGTLLADPFGRGCLALGLILMATAYVWMRRLSRRAQPPRVTPGLEAELWAVALSAGVSVDRARGVIDDLGIDPTGRAEVRDTLELATRAGVPAAELLRGDAWIARYRARTDGRVAAARLATRLLVPLGVCTLPAFLLIAVVPAALAVLRSTALP, encoded by the coding sequence GTGAACGTCAGGATCCTCGGCCGAACGCGTCGGAACTCGCGTGGCGACGGGCGGAAAGCTGATCCGATCGAGACGGTTCTGCGTCTCGCCGTTCTGTTGTCGGGCGGAACCGCCCCGACTCTCGCCTGGAGATACCTCGCCGAGGGCGGTGACCCGGCGCTGACCGCTGCGGCTGACGCCGCCGAGCGGGGAGCCGACGTCGGTGCCGTCCTTCGCGCGGCGGGGGACTCCTGGCATGGCCTCGCCGCGATCTGGAGTGTGGCTGTGGCCGCAGGGGCTCCGCTGTCCGACGCCCTCCGCTCGGTCGTCGGCGCGCTTCGCGAGACCGCCGAGGTGTCGGCTGATGTGCGCGTCGCTCTCGCCGAACCGGCTGCGACAGCCCGCCTCCTCGCCTGGCTGCCCCTCGTCGGCATCCCTCTCGGTGGTCTTCTGGGTTTCGACCCGGTCGGCACCCTGCTCGCAGATCCATTCGGACGAGGCTGCCTGGCCCTCGGGCTCATCCTGATGGCGACGGCGTACGTCTGGATGCGGCGCCTCTCCCGGAGGGCGCAGCCGCCACGGGTGACTCCCGGGCTGGAGGCCGAGCTGTGGGCGGTGGCTCTGTCTGCGGGGGTCTCCGTCGACCGGGCTCGCGGAGTGATCGACGACCTCGGAATCGACCCGACGGGGCGCGCCGAGGTGAGGGACACTCTCGAGCTGGCGACCCGCGCAGGCGTCCCGGCCGCCGAGCTGCTCCGCGGCGATGCCTGGATCGCGCGCTACCGCGCGCGGACCGACGGTCGAGTCGCCGCGGCGCGTCTGGCTACACGACTGCTCGTCCCCCTCGGCGTGTGCACACTCCCCGCCTTCCTGTTGATCGCCGTCGTGCCTGCCGCGCTCGCCGTCCTGCGGTCCACGGCATTGCCGTGA
- a CDS encoding TadA family conjugal transfer-associated ATPase — translation MLDPAVAFLRPFLDDPCVTDLFVNGDRGLFVDRGEGVERVTSWLASEAEVRRLAVRLIALGGRHLDDASPCVDVRLERGVRVHAVLAPVAASGTSISVRVPKFDGPDLGDLQRAGMFSARQRERLERLVDRRENVLIAGPTGAGKTTLLAALLARVPATERIITIEEVAELHPDHPHHVALEARQPNIEGAGGISLSRLVREALRMRPDRLILGECRGEEIRDLLMALNTGHDGGAGTLHASSLVDVATRLEALGALAGMDARTCARQSAGAIGAVIHVERVGGRRRVTGWGRPVLRDECLRVEPEKWA, via the coding sequence ATGCTCGATCCCGCGGTGGCGTTCCTCCGTCCCTTCCTCGACGACCCGTGTGTCACGGACCTCTTCGTGAACGGCGACCGGGGACTCTTCGTCGACCGGGGTGAGGGGGTCGAGCGGGTGACGTCGTGGCTGGCGAGCGAGGCCGAGGTGCGCCGTCTCGCGGTGCGCCTGATCGCGCTCGGGGGTCGTCATCTCGACGACGCATCGCCCTGCGTCGACGTTCGGCTCGAGAGGGGAGTGCGGGTTCACGCCGTTCTGGCACCCGTGGCTGCGAGCGGGACGAGTATCTCCGTGCGGGTCCCGAAGTTCGACGGCCCTGATCTCGGCGACCTCCAGCGTGCGGGCATGTTCTCAGCGCGTCAGCGGGAGCGGCTGGAGCGCCTCGTCGACCGGCGAGAGAACGTGCTCATCGCCGGGCCGACCGGGGCGGGGAAGACGACCCTTCTCGCGGCGCTGCTCGCTCGGGTCCCCGCGACGGAGCGCATCATCACGATCGAAGAAGTTGCGGAACTGCATCCCGACCATCCGCACCACGTCGCGCTCGAGGCGCGACAACCCAACATCGAGGGCGCCGGTGGCATCTCTCTCTCCCGTCTCGTGCGCGAAGCGCTGCGCATGCGCCCCGACCGGCTGATCCTCGGCGAGTGTCGGGGGGAGGAGATCCGGGACCTGCTCATGGCCCTCAACACCGGCCACGACGGGGGAGCGGGAACCCTCCATGCGAGCAGCCTCGTCGATGTCGCGACGCGTCTCGAAGCCTTGGGGGCCCTCGCGGGAATGGATGCCAGAACCTGCGCGCGCCAGAGTGCCGGGGCCATCGGCGCGGTCATCCACGTGGAGCGTGTCGGCGGGCGGCGACGCGTGACCGGCTGGGGTCGTCCGGTGCTTCGGGACGAATGCCTGCGGGTCGAACCGGAGAAGTGGGCGTGA
- the acs gene encoding acetate--CoA ligase — protein MSSQIDHLLNETRRFAPSADFAAQAVADRTLYERAAADREGFWADQARELHWHTPFTQVLDWSNPPFAEWFADGELNVAYNCLDRHVEAGNGDRIALRWEGEPGDQRNVTYAQLTDEVKRLANVLTELGVERGDRVALYLPMIPEAIASMLAVARIGAVHSVVFGGFSADSLRARIDDAGAKLVITADGGWRKGKVSPLKPAVDLALADRNGSGEQETVEHVLVVKRGGNEVDWSEGRDLWWHDVVPKASADHEAEAFPAETPLFILYTSGTTGKPKGILHTSGGYLTQAAFTNRVVHDVHPETDVYWCTADIGWITGHTYVTYGPLANGATQLLYEGTPDTPHPGRWWELIEKHGVTIFYTAPTAIRSFMKIGRDVPQKFDLSSLRLLGSVGEPINPEAWIWYREIIGADKTPIVDTWWQTETGAIMISALPGVTETKPGSAQVPIPGVSIAVVDEQGEPVGNGSGGLLVITEPWPSMLRGIWGDPDRYRETYWEKFADKGYYFAGDGARLDDDGDVWLLGRVDDVMNVSGHRLSTAEIESALVGHEGVAEAAVVGASDETTGQAVVAFVIIKSRYLKEHPVEGLGDELRTWVGQQIGPIARPRDVYIVGELPKTRSGKIMRRLLRDVAEGREVGDTTTLADTAVMSVISAQVK, from the coding sequence ATGAGCAGCCAGATCGATCACCTCCTCAACGAGACCCGCCGGTTCGCGCCGTCGGCCGACTTCGCCGCGCAGGCCGTCGCCGACCGCACCCTCTACGAGCGCGCCGCAGCGGACCGCGAGGGCTTCTGGGCCGATCAGGCGCGTGAACTGCACTGGCACACTCCCTTCACCCAGGTGCTCGACTGGTCGAACCCCCCGTTCGCGGAATGGTTCGCCGACGGAGAGCTGAACGTCGCATACAACTGCCTCGATCGGCACGTCGAAGCGGGCAACGGCGATCGCATCGCTCTGCGCTGGGAGGGCGAGCCCGGCGATCAGCGCAACGTCACCTATGCCCAACTGACCGACGAGGTGAAGCGCCTGGCGAACGTCCTCACCGAGCTCGGCGTCGAGCGCGGCGATCGCGTCGCGCTGTATCTGCCGATGATCCCCGAGGCCATCGCCTCGATGCTCGCCGTCGCGCGCATCGGCGCCGTGCACTCCGTCGTCTTCGGCGGATTCTCGGCCGACAGCCTGCGTGCGCGTATCGACGATGCCGGCGCCAAGCTCGTCATCACCGCCGACGGAGGATGGCGAAAGGGGAAGGTTTCCCCCCTCAAGCCCGCTGTCGACCTGGCGCTCGCCGACCGCAACGGCTCCGGTGAGCAAGAGACCGTCGAGCACGTGCTCGTGGTCAAGCGGGGCGGCAACGAGGTCGACTGGTCCGAGGGCCGCGACCTCTGGTGGCACGACGTGGTTCCGAAAGCCTCCGCCGACCACGAGGCCGAGGCGTTCCCCGCCGAGACCCCCCTCTTCATCCTCTACACCTCGGGAACCACCGGGAAGCCGAAGGGCATCCTTCACACGTCGGGCGGGTACCTCACCCAAGCCGCATTCACCAACCGCGTCGTCCACGACGTCCACCCCGAAACGGACGTGTACTGGTGCACCGCCGACATCGGCTGGATCACAGGACACACCTACGTCACGTACGGTCCCCTAGCCAACGGCGCGACGCAGCTGCTCTACGAAGGCACCCCCGACACGCCGCACCCGGGACGCTGGTGGGAGCTCATCGAGAAGCACGGCGTGACGATCTTCTACACGGCGCCGACCGCGATCCGTTCGTTCATGAAGATCGGGCGCGACGTGCCGCAGAAGTTCGATCTGTCGTCGCTCCGTCTGCTCGGTTCGGTGGGTGAGCCCATCAACCCCGAAGCCTGGATCTGGTACCGCGAGATCATCGGCGCCGACAAGACCCCCATCGTCGACACGTGGTGGCAGACCGAGACCGGTGCCATCATGATCTCCGCGCTCCCCGGAGTGACCGAGACCAAGCCCGGCTCTGCCCAAGTGCCGATCCCCGGCGTCTCGATCGCCGTGGTCGACGAGCAGGGCGAGCCGGTCGGCAACGGCAGTGGGGGCCTCCTCGTCATCACCGAGCCCTGGCCGAGCATGCTCCGCGGCATCTGGGGAGACCCCGACCGGTACCGCGAGACCTACTGGGAGAAGTTCGCTGACAAGGGCTACTACTTCGCCGGTGACGGCGCCCGTCTCGACGACGACGGCGACGTGTGGCTGCTCGGCCGGGTCGACGACGTCATGAACGTGTCCGGCCACCGGCTCTCGACGGCCGAGATCGAGTCCGCCCTCGTCGGACACGAGGGCGTCGCCGAGGCCGCCGTGGTCGGCGCGAGCGACGAGACCACCGGCCAAGCCGTCGTCGCGTTCGTCATCATCAAGAGCCGGTACCTGAAAGAGCACCCCGTCGAGGGCCTCGGCGACGAGCTGCGCACCTGGGTGGGTCAGCAGATCGGTCCGATTGCCCGCCCCCGTGACGTCTACATCGTCGGCGAGCTGCCGAAGACCCGCTCGGGCAAGATCATGCGCCGACTCCTGCGCGACGTCGCCGAGGGCCGCGAAGTCGGAGACACCACCACGCTCGCCGACACGGCCGTCATGAGCGTCATCAGCGCCCAAGTGAAGTGA
- a CDS encoding WXG100 family type VII secretion target produces the protein MSVADHIRIEFGRVSQTVEVLRAASGGIRGELDALDTRLATMESGWRGEAREAYSVARAQWEEQMRSMQTLLDGCAEVLLRTGEAIAATEDSLAKSF, from the coding sequence ATGAGCGTGGCGGATCACATTCGAATCGAGTTCGGCAGGGTCAGTCAAACGGTCGAGGTGCTCCGCGCCGCGTCAGGGGGAATCCGAGGCGAGCTCGACGCCCTCGACACGAGACTGGCGACCATGGAAAGCGGGTGGCGAGGCGAGGCGCGGGAGGCGTACTCCGTCGCACGCGCCCAGTGGGAAGAACAGATGCGGTCGATGCAGACGCTGTTGGACGGGTGCGCGGAGGTGCTTCTGCGAACGGGTGAGGCGATTGCCGCGACGGAGGATTCGCTCGCTAAGTCCTTCTGA
- a CDS encoding WXG100 family type VII secretion target, which translates to MSLIAAPTYESGLSGEAVLGALPVAGGIADSVRDFGSGNITSGVIDAAGSALDVVSLIANPIATLASSCASFLLDYMSPLHEELELLTGSPEMVRALGETWDNVGDALTAVADDRDQALGNLRESWQGAAATGYETVATGLTAILRSLAEAAHSNANGLRLAASVVQIVYEIVKGIIADLVGQLIQAVVEALATVGVGLPVIIAQCSTKIATRVPQVARWVEKIQEVMQKIQGIVERFTQFGREFQVETAGIEKMLNVGELRVNFQALDVVNAVKGINAGVGKSAEADADQQGGR; encoded by the coding sequence ATGTCGCTCATCGCCGCACCGACGTACGAGAGCGGGCTGAGCGGTGAGGCCGTGCTGGGTGCGTTGCCGGTCGCCGGGGGGATCGCTGATTCCGTGCGCGACTTCGGCAGCGGCAACATCACATCGGGCGTGATCGACGCGGCCGGCTCAGCGCTCGATGTCGTCAGCCTGATCGCGAACCCGATCGCGACGCTCGCGTCATCGTGCGCATCGTTCCTGCTCGATTACATGTCGCCGCTGCACGAAGAGCTGGAGCTGCTGACCGGCAGCCCCGAGATGGTGCGTGCACTCGGCGAGACCTGGGACAACGTCGGAGACGCCCTCACGGCCGTCGCGGACGACCGGGATCAGGCGCTCGGAAACCTCCGTGAGTCGTGGCAGGGAGCCGCCGCCACGGGCTACGAGACGGTCGCGACCGGCCTCACCGCGATCCTGCGGTCCCTCGCGGAGGCCGCCCACAGCAACGCGAACGGGCTTCGTTTGGCGGCATCCGTCGTCCAGATCGTCTACGAGATCGTCAAGGGCATCATCGCCGACCTCGTCGGACAGCTCATCCAGGCGGTCGTCGAGGCGCTGGCCACCGTCGGCGTGGGGCTCCCGGTGATCATCGCCCAATGCAGCACCAAGATCGCGACCCGCGTGCCTCAGGTCGCCCGGTGGGTCGAGAAGATTCAGGAGGTGATGCAGAAGATTCAGGGAATCGTCGAGCGTTTCACCCAGTTCGGTCGCGAATTTCAGGTCGAGACGGCGGGAATCGAGAAGATGCTCAACGTAGGTGAGCTCCGGGTCAACTTCCAAGCACTCGACGTGGTCAACGCTGTCAAGGGCATCAACGCCGGAGTCGGAAAGTCGGCAGAGGCCGACGCAGATCAGCAAGGGGGGCGCTGA